The following coding sequences are from one Microbacterium sp. SSM24 window:
- a CDS encoding CDP-glycerol glycerophosphotransferase family protein: MALVSDGKKAVALVRKAVRNRRAVIDVRRTLATLPQHPRFHYRVAVYFADGAVNMYQMRQWYKPLAELSKIWPVVVLSRAATGARALLAEDSPPVAFVPTVRDLERFIASQDIRIVLYVNQNTRNFQMFRYGRRWHVFINHGESDKMYMTTNQYKAYDYALIAGDAARERLSRVLWDYDIDRRTIPIGRPQADHYSGTLPYTPDDRTVVLYAPTWEGDRPSAHYGSVASHGEALAAALLASGRHRLIYRPHPRSGVVNPEYGAANRRIIAAIAAANAADPAARHVYDDQPDLGWQLSAADMAVVDISAMVYDRLAADKPLMITRPADPAAAIDTHGYLSACEWLDASAAGAIVAETERVLGDPDAVARLETWVQHYFGDAAPGAATSRFHAAIRHLMDEWDGWYSRSVEDEDEPDEAELDDGEDA, encoded by the coding sequence GTGGCTCTGGTCTCCGATGGGAAGAAAGCGGTCGCGCTGGTCCGCAAGGCGGTCAGGAACCGCCGTGCGGTGATCGACGTCCGGCGCACGCTCGCGACGCTGCCGCAGCATCCGCGTTTCCACTATCGCGTCGCGGTGTACTTCGCCGACGGTGCCGTGAACATGTATCAGATGCGGCAGTGGTACAAGCCGCTGGCCGAGCTGTCCAAGATCTGGCCCGTCGTCGTGCTCAGTCGCGCCGCGACAGGAGCCCGCGCGCTGCTGGCCGAGGACTCCCCGCCGGTCGCGTTCGTGCCGACGGTGCGGGATCTCGAGCGGTTCATCGCCTCGCAGGACATCCGCATCGTCCTGTACGTCAACCAGAACACCCGCAACTTCCAGATGTTCCGGTACGGGCGCCGCTGGCACGTGTTCATCAACCACGGCGAGTCCGACAAGATGTACATGACCACCAACCAGTACAAGGCGTACGACTACGCCCTGATCGCGGGGGATGCCGCGCGCGAGCGCCTCTCGCGGGTGCTGTGGGATTATGACATCGACCGGCGCACGATCCCGATCGGCCGTCCGCAGGCGGACCACTACTCCGGCACGCTCCCGTACACGCCCGACGACCGGACCGTGGTGCTGTACGCGCCGACGTGGGAGGGCGACCGTCCGTCGGCGCACTACGGATCCGTCGCCTCGCACGGCGAGGCGCTGGCCGCCGCGCTCCTCGCGTCCGGGCGTCACCGCCTCATCTACCGGCCGCATCCGCGTTCGGGTGTGGTGAACCCCGAGTACGGCGCCGCCAACCGTCGCATCATCGCCGCGATCGCCGCAGCCAACGCCGCCGACCCGGCAGCCCGCCATGTGTACGACGACCAGCCCGACCTGGGATGGCAGCTCTCCGCTGCAGACATGGCCGTCGTCGACATCTCGGCGATGGTCTACGACCGGCTGGCGGCGGACAAGCCGCTCATGATCACCCGTCCCGCCGATCCGGCGGCGGCGATCGACACCCACGGCTATCTGTCGGCATGCGAGTGGCTGGATGCCTCGGCCGCCGGCGCGATCGTCGCGGAGACCGAGCGCGTGCTCGGCGACCCGGATGCGGTCGCGCGGCTGGAGACGTGGGTGCAGCACTACTTCGGCGACGCCGCGCCCGGTGCGGCGACCTCCCGATTCCACGCGGCGATCCGTCACCTCATGGACGAGTGGGACGGCTGGTACTCCCGTTCGGTCGAGGACGAAGACGAGCCCGACGAGGCCGAGCTGGACGACGGCGAGGACGCCTGA